The Corallococcus exiguus genome has a window encoding:
- a CDS encoding ATP-dependent Clp protease adaptor ClpS, giving the protein MAQKHQHDDGQVVTEAVPKQKLKRPTLYKVLLHNDNYTTREFVVAVLKEIFHKSETDAVQIMMHVHYNGIGVAGVYTYDVADTKLKTVEAAARDNGFPLRLSMEPEEG; this is encoded by the coding sequence ATGGCTCAGAAGCACCAACACGATGACGGCCAGGTCGTCACGGAGGCCGTCCCCAAGCAGAAGCTGAAGAGGCCGACGCTCTACAAGGTCCTCCTGCACAACGACAACTACACCACGCGCGAGTTCGTCGTGGCCGTGCTCAAGGAGATCTTCCACAAGTCGGAGACGGATGCCGTGCAGATCATGATGCACGTTCATTACAACGGCATCGGTGTGGCGGGCGTTTATACCTACGACGTCGCCGATACGAAGCTCAAGACAGTGGAGGCCGCGGCGAGGGACAACGGGTTCCCCCTGCGGCTGTCCATGGAACCCGAGGAAGGCTGA
- a CDS encoding methyl-accepting chemotaxis protein, translated as MKPATALPVSFLRGLGLAPKFVLVTAVISASVALLLTLIATRQLESNLEERHASEGEAVALSLAIAAEQGVSAGMGSLQPLLETFREREDLAYIFIQDPTGFVLVHSFQGAFPENLKAALDAQPGMGTGRTRVVPEVRILRGGKTLRALDVSAAVAEKGRLGTVHVGMAREFIDARVDALRWEMLLFALLLEACGVVLAALFGRSIVRPLAELTSVAGHIVSSGDLTRDIRARGNDEVGRLANSFSQMVGKLREVTVNLQHAATALTQSTDHLNASSTEQAQTISRQAAALQETQVTAQEIKQTSTLAAQKAESVLSVAERADTLARAGEASIEQTMAGLNDIRAQVGEIAEKILELGERTRQIGGITQTVKDLADQSNMLALNAAIEAVRSGEHGKGFSVVAREIRALADQSIQATTRVRELLDDIANSVTAAVRITERGAERMEAGLAQVRDSGQNLRELSSIVQDNAAAVRQIAAAVNQQNVGINQITLAVNDLSKMMDDTVARIGSTGEAATTLQIISEQLSSAVGAYKVESKAE; from the coding sequence TTGAAGCCAGCCACCGCGCTCCCCGTCTCCTTCCTGCGCGGGCTCGGGCTCGCGCCGAAGTTCGTGCTCGTCACGGCCGTCATCAGCGCCTCCGTGGCGCTGCTGCTCACCCTCATCGCCACCCGCCAGCTGGAGTCCAACCTGGAGGAGCGCCACGCCAGTGAGGGCGAGGCCGTGGCGCTGAGCCTGGCCATCGCGGCGGAGCAGGGCGTGTCCGCGGGCATGGGCTCGCTCCAGCCGCTGCTGGAGACGTTCCGCGAGCGCGAGGACCTGGCCTACATCTTCATCCAGGACCCCACGGGCTTCGTGCTGGTGCATTCGTTCCAGGGCGCGTTCCCGGAGAACCTGAAGGCCGCGCTCGACGCGCAGCCCGGCATGGGCACGGGCCGCACTCGCGTGGTGCCGGAGGTGCGCATCCTGCGCGGTGGCAAGACGCTGCGCGCCCTGGACGTGTCCGCGGCCGTGGCGGAGAAGGGGCGGCTGGGCACCGTGCACGTGGGCATGGCGCGCGAGTTCATCGACGCGAGAGTGGATGCGCTGCGCTGGGAGATGCTGCTGTTCGCGCTCCTCCTGGAGGCGTGCGGCGTGGTGCTGGCGGCGCTGTTCGGCCGGAGCATCGTGCGGCCGCTGGCGGAGCTCACGTCCGTGGCGGGCCACATCGTGTCGTCCGGCGACCTCACCCGCGACATCCGTGCGCGCGGCAACGACGAGGTGGGGCGGCTGGCCAACTCCTTCTCCCAGATGGTGGGCAAGCTGCGAGAGGTGACGGTCAACCTCCAGCACGCCGCCACCGCGCTCACCCAGTCCACGGACCACCTCAACGCGTCCTCCACCGAGCAGGCGCAGACCATCTCCCGCCAGGCCGCCGCGCTGCAGGAGACGCAGGTGACGGCGCAGGAAATCAAGCAGACGTCCACGCTGGCCGCGCAGAAGGCGGAGAGCGTGCTCAGCGTCGCCGAGCGCGCGGACACCCTGGCCAGGGCGGGCGAGGCCTCCATCGAGCAGACGATGGCGGGCCTCAACGACATCCGCGCGCAGGTGGGCGAAATCGCGGAGAAGATTCTCGAGCTGGGCGAGCGCACGCGCCAGATTGGCGGCATCACCCAGACGGTGAAGGACCTGGCGGACCAGTCCAACATGCTCGCGCTCAACGCGGCCATCGAAGCGGTGCGCTCCGGTGAGCACGGCAAGGGCTTCAGCGTGGTGGCGCGTGAAATCCGCGCGCTGGCGGACCAGTCCATCCAGGCGACCACGCGGGTGCGGGAGCTGCTGGACGACATCGCCAACTCCGTCACCGCCGCGGTGCGCATCACGGAGCGCGGCGCGGAGCGGATGGAGGCGGGCCTGGCGCAGGTGCGCGACAGCGGGCAGAACCTGCGCGAGCTGTCCTCCATCGTCCAGGACAACGCCGCCGCCGTCCGGCAGATCGCCGCCGCGGTGAATCAGCAGAACGTGGGCATCAATCAAATCACCCTGGCGGTGAATGACTTGTCCAAGATGATGGACGACACCGTGGCCCGCATCGGCTCCACCGGTGAGGCGGCCACCACGCTGCAAATCATCTCCGAGCAGCTCTCCAGCGCCGTGGGCGCGTACAAGGTCGAGTCCAAGGCGGAGTAG
- a CDS encoding GNAT family N-acetyltransferase — MSASLPTTLRLLTSITDVPASAWDALVDPGSVPFLEWGFLAALEESGSVVPERGWHPRHLTLWRGSRLVAAAPAYLKDDSHGEFVFDAAWATTAERAGIRYYPKLVLGVPFTPATGRRVLVAPGEDAPFREAELYNAALEYARAEGLSSVHVLFPTPEELPVLEAQGYALRLGVQYLWRNAGYQTFEDFLDRFRSKRRHQIQRERREVEDQGITLRTLRGDALDEVDAACAHQLYVSTVDRYPWGVRSLTEDFFARLLAGFKHRCEFVEARREGRRVAGAFNFTGPSTLYGRYWGAFEEHPFLHFNVCLYHPVEDCIARGRERFEPGAGGEHKLTRGFEPHLTYSAHLFLHPGLDRAVRGFLAHERAAVESGLPLWWAETGFKERV; from the coding sequence ATGTCCGCCTCGCTCCCCACCACGCTGCGCCTGCTCACGTCCATCACCGACGTTCCCGCGTCGGCATGGGACGCGCTCGTGGACCCGGGGTCGGTGCCGTTCCTGGAGTGGGGCTTCCTCGCCGCCCTGGAGGAGAGCGGCAGCGTGGTGCCCGAGCGAGGCTGGCACCCGCGCCACCTCACCCTGTGGCGGGGCTCACGCCTGGTCGCCGCCGCGCCCGCGTACCTGAAGGACGACAGCCACGGCGAGTTCGTCTTCGACGCCGCCTGGGCCACCACCGCCGAGCGCGCGGGCATCCGCTACTACCCCAAGCTCGTCCTGGGCGTGCCCTTCACGCCCGCCACCGGCCGCCGCGTGCTGGTGGCCCCCGGCGAGGACGCCCCGTTCCGCGAGGCGGAGCTGTACAACGCCGCGCTGGAGTACGCGCGCGCGGAGGGGCTCTCCAGCGTCCACGTCCTCTTCCCCACCCCGGAGGAGCTGCCGGTCCTGGAGGCGCAGGGCTACGCGCTGCGCCTGGGCGTGCAGTACCTGTGGCGCAATGCGGGCTACCAGACGTTCGAGGACTTCCTCGACCGCTTCCGCTCCAAGCGGCGGCACCAGATTCAGCGGGAGCGGCGCGAGGTGGAGGACCAGGGCATCACCCTGCGGACGCTCCGGGGCGACGCGCTGGACGAGGTGGACGCGGCCTGTGCCCACCAGCTCTACGTCTCCACGGTGGACCGCTATCCGTGGGGCGTGCGCTCGCTGACCGAGGACTTCTTCGCCCGCCTGCTCGCCGGCTTCAAGCACCGGTGCGAGTTCGTGGAGGCCCGGCGGGAAGGCCGCAGGGTGGCGGGGGCGTTCAACTTCACCGGGCCGAGCACGCTATACGGCCGTTATTGGGGTGCGTTCGAGGAACATCCGTTCCTGCACTTCAACGTGTGCCTCTACCACCCGGTGGAGGACTGCATCGCCCGGGGCCGCGAGCGCTTCGAGCCCGGAGCAGGCGGCGAGCACAAGCTCACCCGGGGTTTCGAGCCGCACCTCACGTACAGTGCGCATCTGTTCCTTCACCCCGGCCTGGACCGGGCGGTGCGCGGCTTCCTGGCGCACGAGCGGGCAGCCGTCGAGAGCGGCCTGCCACTGTGGTGGGCGGAGACGGGTTTCAAGGAGCGGGTCTGA
- a CDS encoding chemotaxis protein CheB yields the protein MSSKKPIRVLVVDDSPTMANTLTALLTEEPRIEVVGRAGDGNRAVQLARLLRPDVITMDLLLPGLDGPAAIGHIMSQAPARILVVSAVAEQRGVDLGFQAMSAGALELIGKPNVTNAEELRRWGRDLAHSVCLMAEVPVISRRPRVVAPPPVPSGARVDVFGIVASTGGPPALAEVLSKLPRDLPVPMLVAQHITVGFTQGMVRWLSQVCELQVGVARDGERLEPGRVYFPLDGHDLLVDSVGLARLQRSTGGPCPNGDVLLSSLAMAYGRRSGGGVLTGMGEDGARGLLAIRQAGGVTLAQDEASSVVYGMPRAAVELKATDGGTPLALVADLILQSCQRPSFRPARGPEGGPR from the coding sequence GTGAGCTCGAAGAAGCCCATTCGCGTGCTCGTGGTGGATGACTCGCCCACCATGGCCAACACCCTTACCGCGCTGCTCACGGAGGAGCCGCGCATTGAAGTGGTGGGCCGGGCGGGGGACGGCAACCGCGCCGTGCAGCTGGCGCGCCTGCTGCGCCCGGACGTCATCACCATGGACCTGTTGCTGCCCGGCCTGGATGGTCCGGCGGCTATCGGCCACATCATGTCCCAGGCCCCCGCGCGCATCCTGGTGGTGAGCGCCGTGGCGGAGCAGCGCGGCGTGGACCTGGGCTTTCAAGCCATGAGCGCCGGAGCGCTGGAGCTCATCGGCAAGCCCAACGTCACCAACGCGGAGGAGCTGCGCCGCTGGGGCCGGGACCTGGCCCACTCCGTGTGCCTGATGGCGGAGGTGCCGGTCATCTCCCGCCGTCCGCGCGTCGTGGCGCCGCCGCCCGTGCCCAGCGGGGCGCGGGTGGACGTGTTCGGCATCGTCGCGTCCACCGGTGGGCCTCCCGCGCTGGCGGAGGTGCTGTCCAAGCTGCCCCGCGACCTGCCGGTGCCCATGCTCGTCGCGCAGCACATCACCGTGGGCTTCACGCAGGGCATGGTGCGCTGGCTGTCCCAGGTGTGCGAGCTCCAGGTGGGCGTGGCACGCGACGGCGAGCGGCTGGAGCCGGGCCGCGTGTACTTCCCGCTGGATGGCCACGACCTGCTGGTGGACAGCGTGGGCCTGGCGCGCCTGCAGCGCAGCACCGGCGGACCGTGTCCCAACGGGGACGTGCTCTTGAGTTCGCTGGCCATGGCGTACGGCCGGCGCAGCGGCGGCGGCGTGCTCACCGGCATGGGTGAGGACGGCGCGCGGGGCCTGCTGGCCATCCGCCAGGCCGGAGGCGTCACCCTGGCGCAGGATGAGGCGTCCAGCGTCGTCTACGGCATGCCTCGCGCCGCCGTGGAGTTGAAGGCCACCGACGGGGGCACGCCCCTGGCGCTGGTGGCGGACCTCATCCTGCAGAGCTGTCAGCGTCCGTCGTTCCGTCCTGCCCGTGGCCCGGAGGGGGGGCCCCGGTGA
- a CDS encoding chemotaxis protein CheW has protein sequence MKGTPLVVDETLESETRDLLARRAARLREQGESTVEEAVHWIAEFPLGEERYALPLESLRAALPLRMVTPVPLSAPAVIGVLRFQGQVLSALSLASLLGGHGWRQDPAVLLVVDRGDGELCALDCEAIPRPTTLPLASVEAARARAEGPVVEVFTHDRQLIHLIDPKRLFGRSDGGVRHAR, from the coding sequence ATGAAGGGGACGCCGCTGGTGGTGGACGAGACCCTGGAGTCGGAGACGCGGGACCTGCTCGCACGCCGGGCCGCGCGCCTGCGCGAGCAGGGCGAGTCGACGGTGGAGGAGGCGGTCCATTGGATCGCCGAGTTCCCGCTGGGCGAGGAGCGCTATGCGCTGCCGCTGGAGTCGCTGCGCGCCGCGCTGCCCCTGCGCATGGTGACGCCGGTGCCGCTGTCCGCGCCCGCGGTGATTGGCGTGCTGCGCTTCCAGGGCCAGGTGCTGTCCGCGCTGAGCCTGGCGTCGCTGCTGGGCGGCCACGGGTGGCGGCAGGACCCGGCCGTGCTCCTGGTGGTGGACCGGGGCGACGGCGAGCTGTGCGCGCTCGACTGCGAGGCGATTCCGCGCCCCACGACGTTGCCGCTCGCGTCCGTGGAGGCCGCGCGCGCCCGGGCGGAGGGGCCGGTGGTGGAGGTCTTCACCCACGACCGGCAGCTCATCCACCTCATCGACCCGAAGCGCCTGTTCGGCCGGTCCGACGGGGGAGTGCGCCATGCCCGTTGA
- a CDS encoding CheR family methyltransferase, with translation MSAGLDPRLLARAREVVADTTGFRDDAIAQEAVERVLRAELARGRVPTEVLSELQQLGSPLAYTLVRAVLVGETYFFRQPEHFRYITHEGIPTALRHGAMHLRGWSAGCATGEEAYSLGACLLACAPPGMPVEVVGTDLHEASLEAARRGTYGAWSRRESAPALHPVYELHNGRQVSILPEVRKVTRFAPANLLAPLPERFGQFDFILCRNVLTYFSPSARDAAIVHLARALVPGGLMFLGTVEVDRTPPGLTREGPPELQAFRKPRPEERTFAQLPVAQPVLAPRMTPAPRRLSAPMPVSPTPPPVPPPSPSRMHLQALERIEEGNVAGATAVLELLVKQAPDYLPGLLELALLRERAGARDAAFPLMRALRTRAGQLPPDTLVDGPEALPARFYLASADAYLNLGALE, from the coding sequence ATGAGTGCGGGGCTCGACCCGAGGCTTCTGGCCCGTGCCCGGGAAGTGGTGGCGGACACCACCGGCTTCCGGGACGACGCCATCGCCCAGGAGGCGGTGGAGCGCGTGCTGCGGGCGGAGCTGGCCCGGGGGCGCGTGCCCACGGAGGTCCTGAGCGAATTGCAGCAGCTGGGCTCGCCGCTGGCCTACACGCTGGTGCGCGCGGTCCTGGTCGGGGAGACGTACTTCTTCCGCCAGCCGGAGCACTTCCGCTACATCACCCACGAGGGCATTCCGACGGCGCTGCGCCACGGCGCCATGCACCTGCGCGGCTGGAGCGCCGGGTGCGCCACCGGCGAGGAGGCCTATTCGCTGGGCGCGTGCCTGCTGGCGTGCGCGCCCCCGGGGATGCCGGTGGAGGTGGTGGGCACGGACCTGCACGAGGCCAGCCTGGAGGCCGCGCGGCGTGGCACCTACGGCGCGTGGTCCCGGCGCGAGTCCGCCCCCGCGCTGCACCCCGTCTACGAGCTCCACAACGGGCGGCAGGTGTCCATCCTCCCGGAGGTGCGCAAGGTGACGCGCTTCGCGCCGGCGAACCTGCTGGCGCCGCTGCCGGAGCGCTTCGGGCAGTTCGACTTCATCCTCTGCCGCAACGTGCTCACCTACTTCTCTCCGTCCGCGCGCGACGCGGCCATCGTCCACCTGGCGCGGGCGCTGGTGCCGGGGGGCCTCATGTTCCTGGGCACGGTGGAGGTGGACCGCACGCCGCCGGGGCTCACGCGCGAGGGGCCTCCGGAGCTGCAGGCCTTCCGCAAGCCCCGCCCGGAGGAGCGCACCTTCGCGCAGTTGCCCGTGGCGCAGCCCGTGCTCGCGCCGCGCATGACGCCCGCGCCCCGTCGGCTGTCCGCGCCCATGCCGGTGTCACCCACGCCGCCGCCCGTCCCTCCGCCCTCGCCCTCGCGGATGCACCTGCAGGCGCTGGAGCGGATTGAAGAGGGCAACGTGGCCGGGGCGACGGCGGTGCTGGAGCTGCTCGTGAAGCAGGCGCCGGACTACCTGCCGGGCCTCCTGGAGCTGGCGCTCCTGCGCGAGCGCGCGGGAGCCCGTGACGCGGCCTTCCCGCTGATGCGCGCGTTGCGCACGCGGGCGGGGCAGTTGCCACCGGACACGCTGGTGGATGGACCGGAGGCGCTGCCCGCGCGCTTCTATCTGGCGTCCGCTGACGCCTACCTGAATCTGGGGGCGCTGGAATGA
- the clpA gene encoding ATP-dependent Clp protease ATP-binding subunit ClpA codes for MAGPSIAKELQASFRTALDEARKMRHEYLTLEHLLLALTRESRTREVLKGCGANVKRLQENLTSFLEETVERLPDDVDAEPQQTIGVERVLHRAAMHALSAEQKYIDGGDVLVAMFREEESHALYLLQQEGVTRLDLLNFISHGTTKDGESEGEPRATPAGDDDDGESQKKSPLEAYAVQLNVEAKAGRIDPLIGRDKELERTIQVLCRRRKNNPLYVGEAGVGKTAIAEGLALHITEGRVPAALKDAVVYSLDMGALLAGTKFRGQFEERLKGVLKALQELPDAILFIDEIHTIVGAGATSGGSMDASNLLKPALASGRLRCIGSTTFQEFKASFERDRALSRRFQKIEVDEPSVEDTVKVLEGLRSRYEEHHHVKYGEGALQAAAELAAKHINDRFLPDKAIDVIDEAGAAERLKPEGVRTGVVSAHDVEQVVSKMAKIPAKSVSASEGVQIQNLDKELKGVIYGQDKAIEEMVGAIKLSRSGLRAPEKPIGSFLFSGPTGVGKTELAKQLAQSLGVEFLRFDMSEYSEKHTVSRLIGAPPGYVGFDQGGLLTDAVRKHPYAVLVLDEIEKAHPDLFNILLQVMDHATLTDNNGRKADFRNIILILTTNAGAQEMSTKAMGFGDTSVVVDGSRAKKAIERTFTPEFRNRLDGWILFSGLPPEVILKVVDKEVRLLQKVLDEKKVKLELTPAARAWLAEHGYDPAFGARPMARLVDNTLKKPLAEALLFGSLKSGGVARFDVVDDAVKLQAEATEAVPA; via the coding sequence GTGGCAGGACCATCGATTGCCAAAGAATTGCAGGCCAGCTTCCGCACCGCGCTCGACGAGGCGCGGAAGATGCGCCACGAGTACCTGACGCTGGAGCACCTGCTCCTGGCCCTCACCCGTGAGTCACGCACCCGCGAGGTGCTCAAGGGCTGCGGCGCGAACGTCAAGCGCCTGCAGGAGAACCTGACCTCCTTCCTGGAGGAGACGGTCGAGCGCCTGCCTGACGACGTGGACGCCGAGCCTCAGCAGACCATCGGCGTGGAGCGCGTGCTCCACCGCGCCGCCATGCACGCGCTGTCCGCGGAGCAGAAGTACATCGACGGTGGCGACGTGCTGGTCGCCATGTTCCGTGAAGAGGAGAGCCACGCGCTCTACCTGCTGCAGCAGGAGGGCGTCACCCGCCTGGACCTGCTCAACTTCATCTCCCACGGAACCACCAAGGACGGCGAGTCCGAGGGCGAGCCGCGCGCTACGCCCGCCGGTGACGACGACGACGGCGAGTCCCAGAAGAAGAGCCCGCTGGAAGCGTACGCCGTGCAGCTCAACGTGGAGGCGAAGGCGGGCCGCATCGACCCGCTCATCGGCCGCGACAAGGAGCTGGAGCGCACCATCCAGGTGCTCTGCCGCCGCCGCAAGAACAACCCGCTCTACGTGGGTGAGGCCGGCGTGGGCAAGACGGCCATCGCGGAAGGCCTGGCACTCCACATCACGGAAGGCCGCGTGCCGGCCGCGCTCAAGGACGCGGTCGTGTACTCGCTGGACATGGGCGCGCTGCTCGCGGGCACCAAGTTCCGCGGCCAGTTCGAGGAGCGGCTGAAGGGCGTGCTCAAGGCGCTCCAGGAGCTGCCGGACGCCATCCTCTTCATCGACGAGATCCACACCATCGTCGGTGCCGGCGCCACGAGCGGCGGGTCCATGGACGCGTCCAACCTGCTCAAGCCCGCGCTGGCGTCGGGCCGGTTGCGCTGCATTGGCTCCACGACGTTCCAGGAGTTCAAGGCGTCCTTCGAACGCGACCGCGCGCTGTCCCGCCGCTTCCAGAAGATTGAGGTGGACGAGCCCAGCGTGGAGGACACCGTCAAGGTGCTGGAGGGCCTGCGCAGCCGCTACGAGGAGCACCACCACGTGAAGTACGGCGAGGGTGCGCTCCAGGCGGCGGCGGAGCTGGCGGCCAAGCACATCAACGACCGGTTCCTGCCGGACAAGGCCATCGACGTCATCGACGAGGCCGGCGCGGCCGAGCGGCTCAAGCCGGAGGGCGTGCGCACGGGCGTGGTCTCCGCGCACGACGTGGAGCAGGTCGTCTCCAAGATGGCCAAGATTCCGGCCAAGAGCGTGTCCGCGAGCGAGGGCGTCCAGATTCAAAACCTGGACAAGGAGCTCAAGGGCGTCATCTACGGGCAGGACAAGGCCATTGAAGAGATGGTGGGCGCCATCAAGCTGTCGCGCTCCGGCCTGCGCGCGCCGGAGAAGCCCATTGGCAGCTTCCTCTTCTCCGGCCCCACGGGCGTGGGCAAGACGGAGCTGGCGAAGCAGCTGGCGCAGAGCCTGGGCGTGGAGTTCCTCCGCTTCGACATGAGCGAGTACTCCGAGAAGCACACGGTGAGCCGGCTCATTGGCGCGCCTCCGGGCTACGTGGGCTTCGACCAGGGCGGCCTGCTCACGGACGCCGTGCGCAAGCACCCGTACGCGGTGCTGGTGCTGGATGAGATTGAGAAGGCCCACCCGGACCTCTTCAACATCCTGCTCCAGGTGATGGACCACGCGACGCTCACGGACAACAACGGCCGCAAGGCGGACTTCCGCAACATCATCCTCATCCTGACCACCAACGCGGGTGCGCAGGAGATGAGCACCAAGGCCATGGGCTTCGGTGACACCAGCGTGGTGGTGGACGGCTCGCGGGCGAAGAAGGCCATCGAGCGCACCTTCACGCCGGAGTTCCGCAACCGGCTGGACGGCTGGATTCTCTTCTCCGGCCTGCCCCCCGAGGTCATCCTCAAGGTCGTGGACAAGGAAGTGCGCCTGCTCCAGAAGGTGCTCGACGAGAAGAAGGTCAAGCTGGAGCTCACGCCCGCCGCCCGCGCGTGGCTGGCCGAGCACGGGTACGATCCGGCCTTCGGTGCGCGCCCCATGGCGCGGCTCGTGGACAACACCCTCAAGAAGCCGCTCGCGGAGGCCCTGCTGTTCGGCTCCCTCAAGAGCGGCGGCGTGGCCCGCTTCGACGTCGTGGACGACGCGGTGAAGCTCCAGGCGGAAGCCACCGAGGCCGTGCCGGCTTAA
- a CDS encoding hybrid sensor histidine kinase/response regulator, with translation MPVDPMLQPLVAGFAVEAQEVIQKVTMDLLELEREGLENDALAKIYTRLGRHLHTLKGSASSLGLQDLGDIAHKLEDALAPLKAHTQKMPRPVVDVLLHGLDLFMLRAQAHADGRGDDLPNPAAALAQLVAAAPPPEEAAVLPGGAFAQAQPVVAGGPPSAAGTPPVPAEALFSPEPTGESSDAGWRVSANQVTSLMREVERLREVRLRVEERSRELERVSTLLAKQGLLAETAEARTLLSGTGRSLRTDGEETSDVVDALEDGLKAITTRPTRTILDPLQRMVRDLSRQLGKEARLSVVGAEVSLDRRLLEKLQGALVHILRNAVDHGLEMPAEREKAGKHHEGALTLRVEQQGNLLYLEASDDGRGIDLAQVRKAAEKRGLVTAEEVARLNDNQVRELIFREGFSTRSDVTDTSGRGVGLDAVRATVESLQGRIEVSSTRGQGTRFVLTLPVDLGSSPVLMVRALEQFVGLPMLAVESTQLARPDMLRVGKRRTHLEHQGQLLPVVDLGARLGLRASSPPTEGQPLLIVQSGGKRVALGVDAVVGDRDLVIRPLPSEVRDVAAWQGAATLSRGELLLILRPDWVVSDSEKVTVSAVSRRALVVDDSLTARALHRAMLEAGGFQVHLAASGARALERLQADTYDVVICDLDMEEMDGIELIARLRERKDTHTLPVILVSAHDTTVARERGLASGADGFLSKRECAAGRLLAEVLDVMSRRGSRA, from the coding sequence ATGCCCGTTGATCCGATGCTGCAGCCGCTGGTGGCGGGCTTCGCGGTGGAGGCCCAGGAGGTCATCCAGAAGGTCACCATGGACCTGCTGGAGCTGGAGCGCGAGGGGCTGGAGAACGACGCGCTCGCGAAAATCTACACGCGGCTGGGCCGTCACCTGCACACCCTGAAGGGCAGCGCCTCGTCGCTGGGGCTCCAGGACCTGGGCGACATCGCCCACAAGCTGGAGGACGCGCTGGCGCCGCTCAAGGCGCACACGCAGAAGATGCCGCGCCCGGTGGTGGACGTGCTGCTGCACGGGCTGGACCTCTTCATGCTGCGCGCCCAGGCGCACGCGGACGGACGCGGGGACGACCTGCCGAACCCCGCCGCCGCGCTGGCCCAGCTGGTCGCCGCCGCGCCGCCCCCGGAGGAGGCCGCGGTGCTGCCGGGGGGCGCCTTCGCTCAGGCGCAGCCTGTCGTGGCTGGTGGCCCGCCCTCCGCGGCCGGCACCCCGCCTGTCCCGGCCGAGGCGCTGTTCTCTCCGGAGCCCACGGGGGAGTCCTCCGACGCCGGGTGGCGCGTGAGCGCGAACCAGGTGACGTCGCTGATGCGCGAGGTGGAGCGCCTGCGCGAGGTTCGCCTGCGGGTGGAGGAGCGCAGCCGGGAGCTGGAGCGGGTGTCCACGCTGCTCGCGAAGCAGGGCCTGCTGGCGGAGACCGCGGAGGCGCGCACGCTGTTGTCCGGTACGGGCCGCTCCCTGCGCACCGACGGCGAGGAGACGAGCGACGTCGTGGACGCGCTGGAGGACGGCCTCAAGGCCATCACCACGCGCCCCACGCGCACCATCCTGGACCCGTTGCAGCGCATGGTGCGCGACCTGTCGCGCCAGCTGGGGAAGGAAGCGCGGCTGTCGGTGGTGGGCGCGGAGGTGTCGCTGGACCGGCGCCTGCTGGAGAAGCTCCAGGGCGCGCTCGTGCACATCCTGCGCAACGCCGTGGACCACGGCCTGGAGATGCCCGCCGAGCGCGAGAAGGCCGGCAAGCACCACGAGGGCGCGCTCACGCTGCGCGTGGAGCAGCAGGGCAACCTCCTGTACCTGGAGGCGAGCGACGACGGGCGCGGCATCGACCTGGCGCAGGTGCGCAAGGCCGCGGAGAAGCGCGGACTCGTCACCGCGGAAGAGGTGGCGCGGCTCAACGACAACCAGGTGCGCGAGCTCATCTTCCGCGAGGGCTTCAGCACGCGCTCGGACGTGACGGACACCTCCGGGCGCGGCGTGGGCCTGGACGCGGTGCGCGCCACGGTGGAGTCGCTGCAGGGCCGCATCGAGGTGTCCAGCACGCGCGGGCAGGGCACGCGCTTCGTGCTGACCCTGCCGGTGGACCTGGGCAGCTCTCCGGTGCTGATGGTGCGCGCGCTGGAGCAGTTCGTGGGCCTGCCCATGCTGGCGGTGGAGTCCACGCAGCTGGCGCGCCCGGACATGCTGCGCGTGGGCAAGCGCCGCACGCACCTGGAACACCAGGGGCAGCTGCTGCCGGTGGTGGACCTGGGCGCGCGGCTGGGGCTGCGCGCGTCGTCTCCGCCCACGGAAGGCCAGCCGCTGCTCATCGTGCAGAGCGGCGGCAAGCGCGTGGCGCTGGGCGTGGACGCGGTGGTGGGGGACCGGGACCTGGTCATCCGCCCGCTGCCGTCGGAGGTGCGCGACGTGGCGGCCTGGCAGGGCGCGGCGACGCTCAGCCGGGGGGAGTTGCTGCTCATCCTCCGGCCGGACTGGGTGGTGTCGGATTCGGAGAAGGTGACGGTGTCCGCGGTGAGCCGGCGGGCGCTGGTGGTGGATGACTCGCTCACCGCGCGCGCGCTGCACCGGGCGATGCTGGAGGCCGGCGGCTTCCAGGTGCACCTGGCGGCCAGCGGGGCGCGGGCGCTGGAGCGGCTGCAGGCGGACACCTACGACGTCGTCATCTGCGACCTGGACATGGAAGAGATGGACGGCATCGAGCTCATCGCACGGCTTCGCGAGCGCAAGGACACGCACACGCTGCCCGTCATCCTGGTCTCCGCGCACGACACCACCGTGGCGCGCGAGCGGGGCCTGGCATCCGGAGCGGACGGCTTCCTCAGCAAGCGCGAGTGCGCCGCGGGCCGCCTGCTCGCGGAGGTTCTGGACGTGATGAGCCGCAGGGGGAGCCGCGCGTGA